Genomic window (Carassius carassius chromosome 36, fCarCar2.1, whole genome shotgun sequence):
TTGTCAAAGATTCTGTACATGAGCAGTGAGTATCATAAAACTCACACACGCTGTCCTCTGTCTGTGTGATGGTCACTCATTACAGATTCTGATAACTCCATTGTCATTTCTATCCAGAATCCACCCAAATTATTGGTATGAGTGCTACGCTAGGCAACGTCGGAGATCTTCAGACTTTCCTGAATGCTGAAAACTACACCAACGACTTCAGACCTGTGAGACTGTTACTTATTGTGATTTATTAAGGCTTTAAATTTGATCACctcaattcaaataaataactgCTGATTCTGTAGGTTGAGCTGAAAGAGTATGTAAAAATAAAGGACAGCATATATGAAGTCGACCCAAGGGAAGAGACCTGCTTCAGTTTCTCACGACTCCTGGATTTTAAGGTATTGATGATCATTTGTGGCCAAAGCTCCACAcatttaagcttttttttaacTCAATAAGATATTGATCTTGTAAACTCATTGAACCTTTGTGCAATGGACTTTCTCAGTATTCCAGTGGAATGCAGAAAATGGACCCTGACCACATCATAGCTCTGGCTACTGAAGTCATCCCTCAGCAGTCCTGCCTCATTTTCTGTGCCACCAAGAAGAACTGCGAGAATCTAGCTGGAATGATCTGCAAGTATTTAAATAAGTGCGTAGACCTTTAGAGTCCTTAAAAGGATAAtccacccaaaagtgaaaactctCCCtagtgtcattccaaacctgtgtgcatttctttcttctgtagaacacaaaagaagaaattttcaagaatgttggtaaccaaacaattttgggtcccattgacttccattttatggcatgtttggttgccaacattctttaaaattatttttcagagtttacatttttggtggactatccctttaaaagtcaCTGTCATTTTTACAGGGAGTTTTTGAAACATAAGAAGGCAGAGAAAGCCACTCTTCTTGGTGAACTGAAGAGCAGTGGGAATGGATCCTTGTGTCCTGTGCTGCAGAAGACTGTGCCCTTTGGCCTGGCCTACCACCACAGCGGCCTGACCAGTGATGAGAGGAAACTGGTGGAAGAGGCCTATTCCTCAGGGGTGCTTTGCCTTCTCACCTGCACCTCTACTCTCGCTGCTGGCATCAACCTTCCTGCACGCAGGTTCGTGTAGGCCTATGCATCAGAAAGCCTCAAATCTGTATTGAGGATATGCACTGACATAATTTTCCCGCCGGAACACGCCCCTTCAGCCGGACTGAGTGGCCAAAGAGCCTGCTGCATGACTGGATTTAATAGGGAAGCTGTGAAAATGGTTGTTTCTTTAAATTGCAGGGATCAATGTTTCTCTTTAATTTAGCTTTTGGAAGTCTGTAAAAATATTGCTTGGATATCTTGTCAAATCTCTTTGTACAGTCAAAAGCCCTTTCCTGTTTTAGATGTGTTTTGTGTATTCTGTCGCAGCATTCATGCTGGAAACCGATGCTACCATTCAGTCTTTTTGTCTCTCCAGCTGACGGTGATGCCATGTGCATGCTCTCTGTTGATGTGTGTTTCTTAATAATATGCATCTGCTACTTCTCAGGGTCATTCTGCGCTCCCCATTTGTAGCTACAGAGTTTTTAAAGAGAAGTCAGTACAAACAGATGGTAGGCAGAGCAGGAAGAGCAGGAATTGATGTCATGGGTGAGAGTATCCTGATCCTGCAGGACAAAGATATAGACATGGTAAAGaatcagatttgtttttaaatgcatgtattattatattatattaaatgcatGGATATGTTTACTGCAGGCCAAAAAACTGCTGTCTGCACCAATGGAGAAGTGTTACAGTAACCTTCTATATGATGGAGGGAGGGGCCTCAACAGTCTCGTCCTGTCACTCATTGGGCTGAAggtttgtgaaatgttttgatgTAGTGATAATTAAGAAATAATGTCTACTAGTTAAGAAATGCTAACACTAATGTGTTTCGTTTAATTTCAGATAACTACAACTGTAGAACAAGTGAGGGATTTCATGAAGGGCACACTGCTTAGTGTGCAGGAGGCTCAGGTCAGTCCAGAGAGGAGTTTGTGGGACCTTACAGTGGAGTCTATAGATACTCTGAAGCAGAAGAGCCTCATCGAAGTCTCTGCTGATGTAAATAATCATACCATTCTCCAGATCACCAGGCTTGGGAGAGCAACATTCAAAGGTAATACTAAACATGGCATGAGGATTGGAATAATTTCATGTTTTGATGAGTAAAGAATTATTCTAGATATTTACTCATTTACCACCTGATGGCGATACGATCCAGTTTAAAAATGATACATTAGCAGAGCCTCCTTTTTTTGTGTTTTCCATTTAAAACTTTACTTATTGTTTCAGGTTCAATAGACCTAAGCTACTGTGATCTGCTCTACCAAGACTTATCGAAAGGGCTGGAGGGTTTACTCCTCAATAGTTTTCTTCACTTAGTGTATCTGGTTACTCCATATGACATGGTAAATCAATGCAAACCAGATTGGATGATCTACTTCAGGCAGGTGGGatgattttgtgatttttattttgtcacattacaagttttttatgtttttgaaagaatcctTTTATTTAcatcaaggctgaatttttttattatcaaaaatatagtaaaacaacCACAAACCTGGGACAGTACAGAATATCACCACCTCCATCTTTGTATTATTGTCATTAATGTACTTATCTTTAGTTTCAGTTGTGTATTCATACTTAATACAAATGTTTCATTGTACCAGTTTACGAATTTGTCAGCTGCTGAGCAGAAGATGGCCACTGCGGTCGGAGTGCCTGAAAGTTTTGTGGCTAGAAAGGCAGCGGGACAGAGCGTGAGGAAGGTTGGCAAAACAGCATTCTTCTCATACTTCAGAATCCCATACTAGCGAATCACAACCGTTTTTGTTGTGGGTTAAACAGCCTAGGTATAATAAGCCTGAAAATGCTGTAAACAGATATCATTAGCtgatgatattttaaaaaattaaacatatcTGGAGTCTTACTTCAATCCTAATCCTTTTAAAGGATTTACAGAGTGTTAAtgctaaatttacatttaaccCTTCTTAAGTTTCTGAGGTGGAAAGTAATGATTTACTGTGACTTAAAGTGAAACATCATCAGACCTGGATTTCACAATGAATGTTTTTGTTCCTGTTTTCTCTTACCTGCATCTCAGTCTGTGGATGTTGTGGTAGTGAATAGGTTGTATCTGGCTTTGGTGCTGTACTCCCTTCTGAAGGAGACAAACCTTTGGGATGTGTCTGATCGATTTCAGCTGACCAGAGGCTTTGTACAGACTCTTCTCAGCTCAGCTTCCGCATTTGGCTCTTCCGTGCTGCACTTCACTGAGGTTAGGGCACATCCAGGCATCGTTTAATACATATCAGCTGAGTTGACAAATCTACATCTGTTCCTATCTTTAATGGATTAATGAGATTTGTCTGTCCATTTCAGGAGCTGGAGGAGTTTTGGGCCTACAAGGCTCTTCTCTCAGAGCTGACCCGTAGATTGACTTACTGTGTGCAGGCCGAGCTCATTCCACTCATGGAGGTGGCTGGAGTCATGGAGGTGTGTGTTGTTGCTGCTTATCTTGTCTCTCTGATATAACTATGACAAGAACATTTGCTTGAGAgctgtgatttaatttttttcttctttcattctCTTTTACTTCAGCATCGTGCTAAGCAGCTGTATAACGCTGGTTACAAGACACTGGCACATCTTGCCAATGCAGATCCACAAATTTTGGTCCAAACTATTGAGAACCTCTTCAAAAGACAAGCCAATCAAATTATTGCATCAGCAAAAGTAAGTACTATAGAGCAACATTATATTTTCAGCTTAGTCTTTTTCTTTAAAAGttaatccaaaataaaaattctcatCATTTTTTCACCCTCaattcaaacctgcatgacttccttactttagaaattatttcaaatgttgACATTTGGCCTCAAATCATTATAAAAGCATCATAAAGGTATTTTCTCAAATGATGATTGCTCACGAAGGCTTCTTTTATTATAGAAAGGAATCCAGTGCTCTTCTTTCATCCAAAAATTTGTTAAAAgcctttatttactttatggccattacaatagaaacatttaaaatgaccAAAACACTGCACACAGATGCGCCCTTCAGCCTTCCTCAGAGTGTGTCAAAGCTACTTTTATGATGATTTTGGTGACTCTGTATACTTTTTGTTACTATATATTGTCAATGCATGCAAAAAGACTGACCAGGACAATCAggaaatccttcattccacatcagaaagaaagtcatacatgagGGTGTGAAAGATTTTTTGTTTATGGATGAACTATACTTTTACGATGTACATAAGAAAATCTTTAACTTTTTCATTTTCAGATGTTAATAAAAGAGAAAGCAGAAGCCTTGCAGGAGGAGGTGGATGACCTGCTTATGCTGCCATCTGACATCCCATTGTTgtaaatttgtgtttattttttatttatatgatgtAAATAGCATGTATATTATTTAATCTACCCGACATTATGTAAACTATTTTGTAACTACATGTCTGGCCGAAATAAAAATGGAAGTAACCTCGTTTTTAGTAGCATCTCTGTTACTCATTACCATGGTCATGTGTTATTTTGTGTCATAAAGACTTTATGACGTCTGCCACAAAGGGGAAACAACCACAAACAGCGTAATAAAGTTCCAGCGCTGCTCTTGTTGTGAGTACCAGCCAATCAAATAAGGcatgcaaataaatgaattagCCTGAAGCCACGCCCAGAAAGCCACCAgtgtaagatatttttttttaattgtcatgaacTGGTCTAACAAGAAAGAAGGAAGTAGCTTTGACggtgccaaaaaataaataaatagaataataatatttCGCCTCTGTGTTTTGGATGATGCCCGCAAAGCCCGACATCGGTGGATTGAACAGATGAAGCCTGCGGACACAGTAGTTTCCACGATTGTAGCCCTTGCTTTGTTTGGCTCGTTGTGTGTCGGTGCCAAAACGGTGATATATGTTGATGATGTTCAGTCAATACACGTCGACCTGGATCTGTCCCGTGTGGTCCGACGGGTGGACGAAATGTTTCTCTCAGTGGCAATAGATGCGAGTTTAATCGCCCAGGAGAAGTTCATGAACCTACTGAAGTAAGTTACTTCTCTTAAACCTTAAATGAATAAAGTTGGGATGTAACTTTAAAAGAAGTGATATGATGTTTACGTAGTTCTCCGAAGTTAAGAGCCCTCGCCAAAGCCTTGATCCCAGCGTTTCTGCGATTTGGAGGTACCAAACAAGATTTCATGAAATTCAACCCACGCGGAAGATATTTTCAAGCGAGAGACAACAGCAGCAGCGCTGTTCGAGGTAACCTCTTCCACTTAGCATCAATACATGACTTAAAACTTGTTAAGTAAACCACATCCTCTACAGTAGCTGAGAAAGCTGACTGTGGTGTGTTATCATCTGACTTTAACAGCATGACTTTAATGAACAGTGAACTGATTCACACGAACAAACTGAACATACAATGCACCTACACAGCTTGTTGTTGTATCTTAAGATTGTAGTTGCCCCCAAATTTATCttgacagtagttttttttttttttttgcaatgacaTTTAACCACCTGGGTTCAAGGTTTCTTACTGGAAGCAATATTACATCACATAACAATGTTCCACATTTTACAAAACTGAAACTGATAAAAATACTTTGAAtttggtgtctctctctctgtctcactccctctcaaaaacacaatgtatatgtgtgtgtgtgtgtgtgtatatatatatatatatatatatatatatatatatagatatatagatatatatagagagagagagagagagagagagatgaagtcagtttttttttatattattattattattggatttATTTAATCGGCCACATCTGCTTTTATTCCTACAGGAAAATTATGTGAGAGACTTGAATTGCCTCCATTTCTGGAAAACCGGTTAAAGCAAGAATGGATCCTACAGTCAAAGACTTTACTTCAGGAGGAACTAGAGGGAAaatacaaaaagacaaaattcTCTGGTAAGTTTAATTTCACTTCTTATAAATATTTCATTCCCTAATGGAGTCAGTTCCACAAAACGTTGTTCTCTAGCAACAAGGTAAATTCCACTGTCCCACACTTTTAAGTGTCAGAAAatgtaaagtttaatttttaatgaaaagtCTTCTTTACAAAATGACTGCATGGCAGCGAAAAACTATAGCAATTGTATGGTAGCTATATGTATATAAACTCTGGGAAATCATTATTACTGAACCCAGTATTCAGATTTTCACAGATCATAAAACGTCAAAGTCAAGTGTCTTTGTTTCAGAATATGCTGTCGATCTACTATACGCCTTTGCGAACTGCTCTGGTTTGGACCTCATCTTCGGTTTGAATGCTTTGCTCCGAACCAGCGAAAACACATGGAACAGCACAAATGCAGAACTGCTGTTGAAGTACTGTGAGTCCAGGCAGTATGTGATGTCCTGGGAGCTGGGGAATGGTAGGATTTGGGATCTTTGCTTATGCGTATGCACATGTTCCTGTTTTGAATGACCTAATCATTTTTATATGattatctgttgttgttgttgttatctcAGTTGATGCCTCCACATTAAATCTTTTGTTTTAGAACCCAACAGCTATGAGAAAAAAGCAGGGGTTAGAGTGGATGGTCACCAGCTCGGTCAGGATTTTGTCCATTTGCATCAAATCCTTCAGGAATCTGCGGTCTACCACTCAGCAGGACTATATGGACCAGATGTTAGTCAGCCACGAGATCACCGCAAAGATTTGTTAACTGGGTAAGCGTTCAGAGGAAATAGTTCTTAATTTAATGGATTTTCAGAGATGCATCTTGTCTGCACCATCAATAATACTAATGCATTTGGGTGTCTAAGAAGCATGACATGGTTGAACATTGACTTTTATAGGTTTTTGGAGACTGGAGCAAAGGCCATTACTGCATGCACCTGGCATCAGTAAGTTATGATTTCCTTCCTTTCACTAAAATCAGCAATAAATTAGATTTGCTTGTTATGAGTCTTTGTATTGAACTTGTTCTCCTTTTTTCTTCTTAACAGCTATTATGTGAATGGCCGAGACACGTCTTTAGAGGATTTCCTTGACCCTGAAGTGCTCGATAGTCTCGCAACAAAAATTAACGAGGTCCTCGAGGTACCAGAGTAATCCTGCacaatatattaaaacaggaTGTTTTTAGTAGCATTCAGATTTCTCACATTCAGAAGTGAGAAATGTCAGATAATGTCTGAAATTAACTGATAAACATACTGCTTTCAGATTGTTGAATCTGCTTCTCCGGGGAAGAAGGTTTGGCTAGGAGAGACGAGCTCGGCATACGGTGGAGGTGCTGTTGGACTCTCTGACACGTTTGTAGCTGGTTTCATGTAAGTCAAAGAAATTACAGATAAGAGATTGTAAGTCAATTGAAACGTACTGTGCTTAATGTGCAATCAAATACAAATAGCaacataaatgaaacaaatggcAGTTACTGATACACAAGTTTCCATAATTATTCTAATTgttctaataaaaaaattaaatggttttacatttaagtaacctaaccttatatatatatatatatatatataagttagtctttttttttatctatttgaaagaagtctcttaggcatttatttaatacaattaaataagtaatattgaaatattattacaatttaaaatgaatgttatctatgttaatatatttttaatcgtaatttattcttgtgatggaaaagctgaattttcagcagccattactccagtctgcagtatcacatgatccttcggaaatctttctaataacacagttgtgctgctttatatttttgtagaaaatctgTTCCAGATTCTTTGAATTTATATGAACTATAAATCTTTTATAAAGATATAAATGTGTTGacattcacctttgatcaatctaatgcatcctttctgaataaaagtatgaatttcttgtaaaatgtattatatgtaatatataatattataaataaaaagatatacATTGTTTATTATAGATATTCTATCTGTCTTGTTTATTGAAGGTGGCTGGATAAACTGGGGCTTGCTGCCAAGCTTGGTTTAGATGTCGTCATCAGACAAGTGTTAATTGGTTCTGGCACGTACCACTTAGTGGATGATAACCTAGATCCTCTTCCAGTAAgtgttttttatgtgtttgatcTTTGTTGCATAACTTCTGTATCAGACCAGTCAATTATcctagtttttctttatttacaataaattttGTATTATGGCAGGATTACTGGCTATCATTGCTATACAAAAGGCTTGTTGGCCAAGAGGTCTTAAAAGCACAAGTTCTTATGAATTCAGGACCAAAGAAACCAATCCGGCTTTACCTTCACTGCACAAACAGAAAAAGGTACTTGTATACTCATTCAAAGTGATTTATTTTCTAAGGAAGTTAACTTACCTTTTGAAAGGTTACGATTGTTTACATATgatgtctttttctttttcagcacACATTATAGACCAGGTGCTGTGACCTTATTTGCCTTGAACCTAAACAAAAATGAAGTCATGATCAGTCTGCCTGCACACACAGCCAACAGCACCATTGTAGCATTTGTGCTACAGTCAGCTGAGACTGGCCAACAGAGTCTTTATTCCAGGTAATGTCTCATGACATGTACAATGCCGTCATGttacactacactttatatttattacCTCATATTATTAGAAAGACACAGAATAGTCagcttttttatacattttaacctAAAATTGAAGCCATTCGACTAATTATGCATCATCTATTGTAGTAACAAGACTGTTAAATCCAACTTTTTGTCCATTTTGTAGGTCAGTCAAATTGAATGGACAAGTGCTGAGGATGGTGGATGACCGAACACTTCCTCCGCTGAAGGGAAGTGTGCTGCCGCCTGGAGAACGCATCAAGCTGCCTGGCTTCTCATTTGCATTCTATGTTCTGATTGAAGCAGAAGCTCCGGTATGCAAATGAGCTCTCATAAAGACTGCTTTCACTGGAGAATCAGTGACACAAAATGTGTGATGACAAGAGACACAATTTTATGTGAGGGAACTTTACACTTGAAAGAAATTAATCGGTGTCGTATTATATTAtcactgttttattatttatgaaaattCATATTTATTGCAAATATCAAGCTGTAGCCAAAAAGAACTTGTTTTATACTTAATGAACAACATGCACTGGGTTTAATCTATTTTACATCTGTtgaaataaacagattttaatCAAAGTGCTCATTTGTCAGGACATTTAGTTTGACAAGTTGAAGTGATCCATTATTTTCCATGCAGACATGTAGCACTCTGTGCTTATAGCAGTCAAACCTTTTGATTCTTAGTCATTTTCTGTCTTTGTGattcacatctgtgtgtgtgtggtcagctAAATTTAGAGATGTATCTTAAAATGATCGAGACATTTAAGAATCCTCTCAAAGAGTAGACAAAAGAGGTCTCATTGCACTTCTTTCTCTCAGCGTGTGATTGTAGCAGAAAGTCTGTATTAGACGACAAATGAAACATCTGGGATATCTTAAGTGAGAACACAGCTGGTATAAATACAGATCAATATTCCTTGACTGGCTGCATGtgtaatctgtgaaaaaaattgatttattttcatgtaGAGGAGGATTTAAATTGTATATAATCATTTAACTAACATTTCAACTGATTGAAAAAGCATGGAAAAAGCATCAAAACCTCATCTAAAATAAACCACCAGCATATAGATTGTTCTCAGAAGGAAAGCTGTTTTTGTAAAGTAATGACTGCAGTTTTGTTTAACCAGCCACCTGTTAATAGCACATTATTGAACATTTCATTTGCTCAATGCCTAATTGGGGTCTTTAGGGGACAAAACCCTGCAGTGGGGTATTTTTTCCACCTGGTGGCGATGTTTACTGCTGTTGAGAGGCTGAATCGGAATATAATCCACATTACATAACGTTATGAATGTAGACCACAGAGCTCTAAGACCACAAGCTTTATTCATTGTTGGTGATTTTCAGTATTGTGAGGTTCTAGTTTGGGATAAATACTTATATACACTGTAAATAAGGAagcttatgatttttttttggtatatcacaattattacataaaatgttgaaattaagagATTGAGAAATTTTGTATATCATAATTTTGATTTATAATTGGGATTCATAATTTCAATAAGTCGttcaatttaatataattgtctatttatgtcataattatgactgtcTCATAATATTTTATCTCTGAATTTTTGCTCATGTCATACTTATATTCACTCCTAATTTTAGGTTATGACTTTCTATCTCATAATTTTCACACAATTACTAatatcattatttgttttttgttattttttacgctttttatttcataattatgatgGTTTATCTCCTAAGTTtgactttttatgtcataattatgacttggtGTCTAATAATGTCATAATTTTTGCAGTAGTTGATAATTATTTTACTTACTGTACATAATTGGCTGGTGAAAATTAATTTTCCTATATTTGTTTCATAAGTACTTTTTCTATTACTGGTTCAATTCTTAAATAATATGCAATCCATCTGTACCGATTTCTAAGCTCATTTTACTGAAAATCCTGGTTTGCATGGTTCTCTCATGAACGAGCGCAGTAAGCCCTGCGGTGTCTGTGCTAAGTTGAGCATGGCAGATGCTGAAGGGGTCGTTGTTTGCAGTGGCCCTTGATAATACGCGGCTTGTGTGCAACGAGGAGAGCAGACTCTGGCAACCTCTGCCAGTCACACATCTTCTCCATCTCCCATGAGAAATCCCATGGCCAATGACCACAAGCCCTCACTCCAGCAGTGTGCTGTGTCCACAGAGCCCTCTCAGCTTCATTAAGAGGCGCCGTCTGGAAACATGAGGGGATTTAGGCAGCGTCAGAGATTTAGGCAACCCCTTTGGGCAACCCTGACTGAAGTATTTCTATACTAATGACTCCGTGAACCGGGGAGTTTCGAACTTTTTGATGCCAAGGGCACACATATAGGCTATGACATGTTCATTTTCTCCTTAATATAACGACACATGAATTTTGGCCGCTGTGAATTATTTTCtcttaaaaaggttttatttatttttttataacaaggTGTAAAGTTGGTGCTCCTCTACTTCAAGATATTATTGTGTGATGCTGGTTCATTGATTTTTCAGCACTcaataaaaatctttattttactgAACACATTTTAGCCTCTCTCTAAAACCTGCTAGCCATTCTTTGCCTACGGCTATACGTTTTGGAGTCCAGGCGTTTTCAGTAGGTGGTCTAAATAAGGATTTCCAGTTATTAGCTGTCAGTAAATCTCAAGCaatttatcgtgtgtgtgtgtgtgtgtgtgtgtgtgtatatatatatatatatatat
Coding sequences:
- the LOC132117134 gene encoding helicase POLQ-like — translated: MYTDNHMHEIVVKRNTSSSRKRSRDGMRSHITPAKKRSGFTSETCSTVEGHTHTPDMSENKGKELCCSDNEDLFEGYDSIVGDSSFLAKLEDVELQMRQCQDQQTPNACGDDLSDSILAEDFRDSPPRALPSSQLEFQKAVTTPHKSPCRGAHNTSTPDLMNPRPAVNHADLTANKPPPKARRSMKDHLKKILIDNAATSSTVSKTVQQKEAVMTEEMSFAVQAMGSLSAEQDLGPFFGLPSKVKDLILKLKRIQDLYEWQKTCLSLDSVQQRRNLIYSLPTSGGKTLVAEILIFKELLCRKKDALLILPYISLVQEKVRGLSSFGIELDFMVEEYAGSKGRFPPVKRRNKNSLYITTIEKGHSLVNSLIENDRLDNTGLVVVDELHMLGDGSRGAILEMTLSKILYMSKSTQIIGMSATLGNVGDLQTFLNAENYTNDFRPVELKEYVKIKDSIYEVDPREETCFSFSRLLDFKYSSGMQKMDPDHIIALATEVIPQQSCLIFCATKKNCENLAGMICKYLNKEFLKHKKAEKATLLGELKSSGNGSLCPVLQKTVPFGLAYHHSGLTSDERKLVEEAYSSGVLCLLTCTSTLAAGINLPARRVILRSPFVATEFLKRSQYKQMVGRAGRAGIDVMGESILILQDKDIDMAKKLLSAPMEKCYSNLLYDGGRGLNSLVLSLIGLKITTTVEQVRDFMKGTLLSVQEAQVSPERSLWDLTVESIDTLKQKSLIEVSADVNNHTILQITRLGRATFKGSIDLSYCDLLYQDLSKGLEGLLLNSFLHLVYLVTPYDMVNQCKPDWMIYFRQFTNLSAAEQKMATAVGVPESFVARKAAGQSVRKSVDVVVVNRLYLALVLYSLLKETNLWDVSDRFQLTRGFVQTLLSSASAFGSSVLHFTEELEEFWAYKALLSELTRRLTYCVQAELIPLMEVAGVMEHRAKQLYNAGYKTLAHLANADPQILVQTIENLFKRQANQIIASAKMLIKEKAEALQEEVDDLLMLPSDIPLL
- the LOC132117135 gene encoding heparanase-like, encoding MKPADTVVSTIVALALFGSLCVGAKTVIYVDDVQSIHVDLDLSRVVRRVDEMFLSVAIDASLIAQEKFMNLLNSPKLRALAKALIPAFLRFGGTKQDFMKFNPRGRYFQARDNSSSAVRGKLCERLELPPFLENRLKQEWILQSKTLLQEELEGKYKKTKFSEYAVDLLYAFANCSGLDLIFGLNALLRTSENTWNSTNAELLLKYCESRQYVMSWELGNEPNSYEKKAGVRVDGHQLGQDFVHLHQILQESAVYHSAGLYGPDVSQPRDHRKDLLTGFLETGAKAITACTWHHYYVNGRDTSLEDFLDPEVLDSLATKINEVLEIVESASPGKKVWLGETSSAYGGGAVGLSDTFVAGFMWLDKLGLAAKLGLDVVIRQVLIGSGTYHLVDDNLDPLPDYWLSLLYKRLVGQEVLKAQVLMNSGPKKPIRLYLHCTNRKSTHYRPGAVTLFALNLNKNEVMISLPAHTANSTIVAFVLQSAETGQQSLYSRSVKLNGQVLRMVDDRTLPPLKGSVLPPGERIKLPGFSFAFYVLIEAEAPVCK